Proteins from a genomic interval of Paenibacillus lentus:
- a CDS encoding M42 family metallopeptidase, protein MNEQTLSLFKQLTEFPAAPGFERNLRALLKEKLSVYTEEFVQDRLGSLFGVIRGDEQGPKVMVAGHMDEVGFMVTGITDSGMITFQPLGGWWSQAVLAQRLQIITPERSIIGVVGSTPTHLLDEAARSKPVDIKAMYLDVGADDRAEAESFGIQPGQQIVPICEFTPLANPKKIMAKAWDNRYGVGLAIELMQEVHDKKLPNTLYCGANVQEELGLRGARTAAHLIQPDIFFALDASAANDMTGDKRAFGKLGEGTLLRIYDPTMLTHRGLLEYVQDTADTHRIKYQYFVSPGGTDAGQVHLSGIGVPSAVIGICSRYIHTSSSIIHTDDYAAAKELLIKLVQGLDRSTLNTILENS, encoded by the coding sequence ATGAACGAACAGACACTATCACTTTTTAAACAACTAACTGAATTTCCGGCTGCTCCGGGTTTCGAAAGAAATCTTCGGGCCTTACTGAAGGAGAAGCTATCAGTATATACGGAGGAATTTGTACAGGATCGGCTGGGCAGCCTGTTCGGTGTAATTCGTGGAGATGAGCAGGGACCTAAAGTCATGGTAGCCGGTCATATGGACGAAGTAGGATTTATGGTTACAGGCATTACGGACAGCGGAATGATCACCTTCCAACCGCTCGGCGGTTGGTGGAGCCAGGCGGTATTAGCACAACGCTTGCAGATTATTACCCCTGAGCGATCAATTATCGGCGTGGTCGGCTCTACTCCGACGCATTTGTTGGATGAGGCCGCGCGCAGCAAGCCCGTAGATATTAAAGCAATGTATCTGGACGTTGGAGCGGATGATCGTGCCGAAGCGGAATCCTTTGGCATACAGCCAGGCCAGCAAATTGTACCCATTTGCGAATTTACCCCGCTAGCCAATCCAAAGAAAATTATGGCGAAAGCCTGGGATAATCGCTACGGCGTCGGGCTGGCGATCGAGCTGATGCAGGAAGTTCACGATAAGAAGCTTCCGAACACGCTATACTGCGGAGCTAACGTCCAGGAGGAGCTCGGTTTACGCGGAGCTAGAACGGCTGCCCACTTGATTCAGCCGGATATTTTCTTCGCCTTGGATGCCAGCGCTGCCAACGATATGACCGGAGATAAACGGGCTTTCGGCAAGCTCGGCGAAGGCACGCTACTGCGTATCTATGATCCGACCATGCTGACACATCGTGGCCTGCTTGAATATGTGCAGGACACGGCGGATACACACCGTATCAAATACCAATACTTCGTCTCGCCAGGCGGCACTGACGCAGGGCAAGTACATTTAAGCGGCATTGGCGTCCCATCGGCTGTCATCGGCATCTGCTCCCGCTATATTCATACCTCCTCTTCAATCATTCATACGGATGATTACGCGGCGGCCAAAGAGCTGCTAATTAAGCTCGTTCAAGGGCTAGATCGGAGCACTTTGAACACGATTCTCGAGAACAGTTAG
- the spoVAC gene encoding stage V sporulation protein AC, giving the protein MPAKSKFRSRVKLNSLSMNEQEYKDLAKQHRPKTNVVGNCLKAFLVGGTICLIGQCIQQLFMTFANMTSQEASSPTVAVLILISVILTSLGVYDKIAQWAGAGSAVPVTGFANSMCSSAIESKAEGIVLGVGANMFKLAGSVIVFGVVAAFAVGVVHVIFGLGGVH; this is encoded by the coding sequence TTGCCTGCCAAAAGCAAATTCAGATCCAGAGTGAAGCTTAATTCCTTATCGATGAATGAACAGGAATACAAAGATCTCGCCAAGCAGCACAGGCCAAAGACAAATGTCGTTGGAAACTGCCTGAAAGCCTTTCTTGTAGGGGGGACGATCTGCCTGATTGGTCAGTGCATTCAACAGCTGTTTATGACATTTGCCAATATGACGTCCCAGGAGGCAAGCAGTCCTACCGTTGCCGTCTTGATCTTGATTTCCGTCATCCTGACCTCACTTGGGGTTTACGATAAAATAGCACAGTGGGCGGGAGCTGGTTCAGCTGTGCCTGTTACGGGCTTTGCGAACTCCATGTGTTCGTCGGCGATTGAATCGAAGGCGGAGGGGATCGTCCTTGGTGTAGGCGCCAATATGTTCAAGCTAGCGGGCTCCGTTATTGTGTTCGGTGTAGTAGCAGCGTTTGCTGTAGGCGTTGTGCACGTTATTTTTGGTTTGGGAGGAGTGCATTAG